In Anguilla rostrata isolate EN2019 chromosome 1, ASM1855537v3, whole genome shotgun sequence, a genomic segment contains:
- the id2a gene encoding DNA-binding protein inhibitor ID-2a, with translation MKAISPVRSFRKNNANLSEHSLGISRSKTPVDDPLSLLYNMNDCYSKLKELVPSIPQNKNVSKMEILQHVIDYILDLQIALDSNSAITSLHHQRPGQATSRTPLTTLNTDISILSLQSAEFSTELTTDDSKTLFR, from the exons ATGAAAGCAATAAGCCCAGTGAGGTCCTTCAGGAAAAATAACGCCAATTTATCGGAACACAGTCTCGGAATCTCCCGGAGCAAGACACCCGTGGATGATCCTTTAAGCCTACTCTACAACATGAATGACTGCTACTCCAAGCTGAAAGAACTGGTGCCCAGCATCCCGCAAAACAAGAACGTTAGCAAAATGGAAATCCTTCAGCATGTTATTGACTACATACTGGACCTGCAGATTGCGCTCGACTCAAATTCCGCTATAACCAGCCTCCACCACCAGCGACCGGGGCAAGCGACATCCCGGACACCCCTGACAACTCTCAACACAGACATCAGCATCCTGTCCTTACAG tctgCTGAGTTCTCGACAGAATTGACTACAGACGACAGTAAGACCCTATTTCGTTAA